TCCGGCCGACGAGCCGGGGCTTTCGTACCCGCTGGTCGTGAAACCGGCGAACGAGGACGGCTCGGCCGGGATCACCGAAGACAGCGTCGTCGCCGACCTTGCCGGCTTGCGCCGACAGGTGAAATGGCTCCGGGAGGGGTTCCGGCAAGATTCCCTCGTCGAGGAGTTCGTGGACGGGCGGGAGTTCAACGTCGGCGTGCTCGGGAACGGGACGGCAGCCGATCCGCACCGGTCGCTTCCCCCCGCGGAGCTTGTGTACCGGAACCCGCGCTGGCGGCTTTGCACCTACGAATCGAAGTGGAACTCGGCGCACCCCTCGTACGCGGAGATCGCCCCGGTCTGCCCCGCCAACGCTCCGCCGGAAACCACCGCGCGGCTCTCGGAGATCACCCTGGCCTGCGCCCGGATCTTCGGGCTCGCGGGCTACGCCCGGGTCGACTTCCGGATGAACTCGAACGGGGAGCTGTTCGTCCTCGAGGTGAACCCGAACCCCGACATCTCGCCCGACGCGGGGATGGCGCGCGCGGGCCGCGCGGCGGGGCTCCCCTACCCGGAAATCATCCTCGAGATCCTGCGGCTGGGCCTGGCCCTGGGGGCGCGGTGACGCGCGTCCGCCGCATCGAACCGGGGGACCGCGAGGCGATCCGGGAGCTCATCGCGGGGACCGGCGCGTTCAAGCCGTTCGAGGTGGACGTGGCGATGGAACTGGTGGATGTCGCCCTCACGCAGAAAGGGCAGGACGACTACCACCCGTACGTTCTGGTGGAGGACGACGATACGGTAGTCGCCTACGCCTGCTTCGGGAAGAACTCGATGACGACGGGGACCTTCGACCTGTACTGGATCGCGACGCGGACGGACCGGATGGGGAAGGGGTACGGACGCGCCATCCTGTCGTTCGTCGAGGAGGAGGTCCGGCGGCGCGGAGGGTACCTCCTGGTGATCGAGACGTCGTCGCAGGAGAGCTACGGCTCCACGCGGCAGTTCTACGACAAGGTCGGCTGCACCCTCGCCGCGCAGCTGCCCGACTACTACGCGATCGGCGACGACAAGCTCATCTACCTGAAGCGGGTGCGCTAAAGCCCGAAGATCCTCCCCAACAATCCCCTCTCGAGCTCGACGGCGGCCTCGAGCTCCCCCGCGT
This portion of the Deltaproteobacteria bacterium genome encodes:
- a CDS encoding GNAT family N-acetyltransferase, with the protein product MTRVRRIEPGDREAIRELIAGTGAFKPFEVDVAMELVDVALTQKGQDDYHPYVLVEDDDTVVAYACFGKNSMTTGTFDLYWIATRTDRMGKGYGRAILSFVEEEVRRRGGYLLVIETSSQESYGSTRQFYDKVGCTLAAQLPDYYAIGDDKLIYLKRVR